One Pecten maximus chromosome 7, xPecMax1.1, whole genome shotgun sequence genomic window carries:
- the LOC117330384 gene encoding caveolin-2-like: MGSPEQDRDPNGINIHIQADFEDVFAESDGTQSFDCVWETSQQCFSCSKNCCYNFLAVFCGLCLAFFWGFQFACVAFEHVWCLTPAIKIFVINCSAMQKCVGNLVSCVLAPLCETCGLMFSNISIQHTGSKQ, translated from the exons ATGGGCTCCCCCGAACAGGACAGGGACCCGAACGGCATCAACATCCACATACAG GCTGACTTTGAGGACGTGTTTGCGGAGAGTGATGGTACTCAGAGCTTCGACTGCGTTTGGGAGACATCACAACAGTGTTTCTCGTGTAGTAAGAACTGCTGTTACAACTTCCTGGCTGTATTCTGTGGTCTCTGTCTGGCCTTTTTCTGGGGATTCCAGTTCGCCTGCGTGGCGTTTGAGCACGTGTGGTGTTTAACTCCTGCCATTAAGATCTTTGTCATCAACTGTAGCGCCATGCAGAAGTGTGTCGGAAATCTCGTCAGTTGTGTTCTCGCGCCACTTTGCGAGACATGCGGTCTGATGTTTTCCAACATTTCTATCCAACACACTGGAAgcaaacaataa